The Quercus robur chromosome 7, dhQueRobu3.1, whole genome shotgun sequence genome has a segment encoding these proteins:
- the LOC126691011 gene encoding uncharacterized protein LOC126691011, whose translation MSRALNQISKSPFTRKIEGERLPRQFTQPMFTMYNGRMDFVEHVSHFNQRMTVHSKNETLMCKVFPSSLGPVAMRWYDGLGTGSIGSYKELTQAFGSRFIMCSRVPQPIDSLLSLSMREGEALKTYLNRCWEMFNEIDGDFDDVAIKTFKVGLLAEHNLRKSLIGKPVTSVCQFMDRIDKYKRVKEDQQ comes from the coding sequence ATGAGTAGAGCACTCAACCAGATCTCCAAATCACCTTTCACACGCAAGATTGAGGGAGAAAGACTTCCTCGACAGTTCACTCAGCCCATGttcaccatgtacaatggtCGAATGGACTTTGTAGAACATGTTAGCCATTTCAATCAAAGAATGACTGTGCACTCCAAGAATGAaaccttgatgtgcaaggtattcCCATCCAGTTTAGGACctgtggcgatgaggtggtatGATGGTCTAGGTACAGGTTCCATTGGTTCCTACAAGGAACTCACTCAGGCGTTTGGATCCCGCTTTATCATGTGCAGCAGGGTTCCTCAGCCCATAGATTCCTTGTTGTCCCTGTCCATGAGAGAGGGGGAGGCCTTGAAAACATATTTGAACAGATGCTGGGAGATGTTCAATGAAATAGATGGTGACTTTGACGACGTGGCCATCAAGACTTTCAAGGTCGGCCTGCTTGCCGAGCACAACTTAAGGAAGTCTTTGATTGGGAAGCCCGTTACCAGTGTATGCCAGTTCATGGATCGGATtgataagtataaaagggtcaAGGAGGACCAACAATAA
- the LOC126691012 gene encoding uncharacterized protein LOC126691012 translates to MPQIESYDGVKDPLDHLETFKTLMHLQGVPDEIMCRAFLTTLKGPARVWFSRLTPSSINTFKELSAQFTSHFIGGHRYKRSTACLMSIKQREDETLRVYITRFNKEALSIDEADDKILVATFTSGLRKGKFLFSLYKNDPKTMTDVLYKATKNT, encoded by the coding sequence ATGCCCCAGATTGAAAGCTacgacggggtcaaggaccccctcgaTCATCTAGAGACTttcaagaccctaatgcaccttcaaggggtaCCAGACGAGATCATGTGCAGGGCATTCCTGACGACGTTGAAGGGCCCTGCAAGGGTTTGGTTCAGTAGATTAACGCCAAGCTCCATCAATACTTTCAAGGAGTTGAGCGCCCAGTTCACCTCGCACTTCATAGGCGGACATCGGTACAAAAGGTCCACTGCGTGCTTAATGAGCatcaagcagcgagaagacgagACGCTGCGAGTTTACATAACTCGTTTCAACAAGGAAGCCCTTTCAATTGACGAAGCTGACGATAAGATACTCGTAGCTACATTTACTAGCGGGCTACGGAAGGGTAAGTTCCTGTTTTCTTTATACAAGAATGACCCGAAGACTATGACGGACGTGCTCTACAAAGCTACCAAAAATACATGA